Proteins found in one Candidatus Parvarchaeota archaeon genomic segment:
- a CDS encoding ribosome biogenesis protein — MKKLRKCALCKSYTMKQEHCGAQTKSAHPPKFKITDKYAKYRRMQEVG; from the coding sequence ATGAAAAAACTGAGAAAGTGCGCTTTGTGCAAAAGCTACACCATGAAGCAGGAGCACTGCGGGGCTCAGACCAAGTCAGCCCATCCGCCAAAATTCAAGATAACTGACAAGTATGCAAAATACAGGAGGATGCAGGAAGTAGGATAA
- a CDS encoding proteasome assembly chaperone family protein, giving the protein MIETKIYQKKNVKMKNPILVEGLPGIGLVGKLAADHMIKEFKAQKVAELVSPHFPHQVLMQKNGIMRMLKNKFYLIPGKKNDVLILVGDVQAVTSEAQYEICGKMLDYFEKKGGKLIYTLGGYGTGKAPQKPQVFGSATHKEIIPAHEKAGMVFGKSHGSIIGAAGLLLGMGKFRGMKGVCIMGETHGGYVDARAAQALLEVLSRLLGVKIDPAKLEQRAKEGEAFMKKMEKEASKQKETMPGSSAKELSYIR; this is encoded by the coding sequence ATGATTGAAACTAAAATCTACCAGAAAAAAAACGTGAAGATGAAAAACCCAATATTGGTGGAGGGGCTTCCAGGCATCGGCCTTGTAGGAAAGCTTGCGGCAGACCACATGATAAAGGAGTTCAAGGCCCAAAAAGTCGCAGAGCTTGTTTCGCCGCATTTCCCGCACCAGGTGCTGATGCAGAAAAACGGGATAATGAGAATGCTCAAAAACAAGTTTTATTTGATACCTGGAAAGAAAAACGACGTGCTAATACTTGTCGGCGATGTGCAGGCAGTGACTTCAGAGGCACAGTATGAAATCTGCGGCAAGATGCTTGATTATTTTGAGAAAAAGGGCGGAAAGCTGATTTACACGCTTGGAGGGTATGGGACAGGCAAGGCGCCCCAAAAGCCCCAGGTGTTTGGCTCCGCGACCCATAAGGAGATTATACCGGCGCATGAGAAAGCCGGCATGGTATTTGGAAAATCCCACGGCTCCATTATAGGGGCTGCCGGCCTGCTGCTTGGAATGGGAAAGTTCAGGGGCATGAAGGGAGTTTGCATAATGGGCGAGACGCACGGCGGGTATGTTGATGCCAGGGCAGCGCAGGCCCTTTTGGAAGTGCTCTCAAGGCTTCTTGGGGTAAAAATTGACCCAGCAAAGCTTGAGCAGAGGGCAAAGGAAGGCGAGGCTTTCATGAAGAAGATGGAAAAGGAAGCCTCAAAGCAAAAGGAGACAATGCCAGGCTCAAGTGCAAAGGAATTGAGCTATATCAGGTAG
- a CDS encoding class III signal peptide-containing protein, translated as MGGTTRGKKGQLSAEMLILLAVILAVVLLVANSMLSAGKTASSVASGSANKTFEEICRSTGTCTACTTDSDCSGIQSGRCINSVCQ; from the coding sequence ATGGGAGGCACAACCAGAGGGAAAAAAGGGCAGCTTTCCGCTGAAATGCTTATTTTGCTTGCAGTAATCCTTGCCGTGGTGCTGCTTGTTGCCAACTCGATGCTTTCGGCAGGCAAGACTGCAAGCAGCGTGGCAAGCGGAAGCGCAAACAAGACGTTTGAGGAGATTTGCAGGTCAACAGGCACTTGCACAGCATGCACAACAGACTCGGACTGCTCAGGCATCCAGTCAGGCAGATGCATAAATTCAGTCTGCCAATAA
- a CDS encoding helix-turn-helix domain-containing protein has product MEGTERHRLILETLSVLEASGYQAFFSGLPGCFDIAGRKGQKTVLIKVLENIDAFPMQHAKSLESISNILGAIGIVVGAKSKEFALAQGVLYLRHGIVAISPLTMQQFLEGGEFNEKKFKKTLVKINQSLLVQARKSKNLTTSQLARACGLSHDTIYRYERSLTLASPKNAAIIEQFLGLPSKALLEKFTSSQKPINGLVRGAYGSTYDFYGFTSVNLDGPADMVGASFGKDARKQGLSSPKTAKGQISSIIAERDRDMRTLERRAEVFDQLSQIIGAHPCFFVKSCTKPRVKSIPVITKSELSGIRTKQQLMALIGGKTKN; this is encoded by the coding sequence ATGGAGGGCACAGAACGGCACAGGCTAATCCTTGAAACCTTGTCAGTCCTTGAGGCAAGCGGCTACCAGGCATTCTTTTCAGGACTTCCAGGCTGCTTTGACATAGCTGGAAGAAAAGGGCAAAAAACAGTCCTAATCAAGGTGCTTGAGAACATTGACGCATTCCCCATGCAGCATGCAAAAAGCCTTGAATCAATTTCCAACATACTTGGCGCAATTGGCATTGTGGTCGGGGCAAAAAGCAAGGAATTCGCCCTTGCGCAAGGTGTTTTGTATCTTCGCCATGGCATTGTTGCAATCTCCCCCCTTACCATGCAGCAGTTCCTTGAAGGCGGGGAATTCAATGAAAAAAAATTCAAGAAAACCCTTGTCAAAATCAACCAGTCGCTTCTTGTCCAGGCAAGGAAAAGCAAAAATCTTACAACAAGCCAGCTTGCCCGCGCCTGCGGTCTTTCGCACGATACAATCTACCGCTACGAGCGCAGCCTCACCCTTGCAAGCCCCAAAAACGCGGCAATCATTGAGCAGTTCCTTGGGCTGCCGTCAAAAGCCCTTCTGGAAAAATTCACTTCCAGTCAAAAACCGATTAATGGTCTTGTGCGAGGAGCATATGGAAGTACCTATGACTTTTATGGCTTTACTTCAGTGAACCTAGATGGGCCTGCCGACATGGTGGGTGCAAGCTTTGGCAAAGACGCAAGAAAGCAAGGGCTTTCAAGCCCAAAAACCGCCAAAGGTCAAATCAGCTCAATCATCGCAGAGAGGGACAGGGACATGCGCACCCTTGAGCGCAGGGCCGAAGTGTTTGACCAACTATCTCAAATCATTGGGGCACACCCGTGCTTTTTTGTCAAATCCTGCACAAAGCCCAGGGTGAAAAGCATTCCGGTCATTACCAAGTCAGAGCTTTCGGGCATAAGGACGAAGCAGCAGCTTATGGCGCTGATTGGCGGAAAGACAAAAAACTGA
- a CDS encoding DsbA family protein has translation MEKQNDQSHATLIGVSVILAALLISASLFMTMGQVNDSLKKIGTLGAANPGTGANNGGGSNNPVVNPPTNPPTQGGSNGNVAPTAIPIKISFEGKPVKGVQNAKIKIVEYSDFECTFCSRALPAVSQVLDQYKGKIGLYYKQFPLTQIHPNAQKAAEASECASDQGKFWEYHDKLFENQNALGIASLKQYAKDLKLDEAKFAACLDGGSKATAVSTEQSEGVAFGVGGTPSFVIFSDNKSPAMLSALGAVVSKYKQQYGPNFSIDVVQVNGGGYGISFSGALPLETFKGIIEPMAA, from the coding sequence GTGGAAAAACAAAACGACCAGAGCCATGCCACGCTTATTGGCGTGTCTGTCATCTTGGCTGCGCTTCTTATTTCTGCTTCATTGTTCATGACAATGGGCCAGGTAAACGATTCGCTCAAAAAAATCGGCACGCTTGGCGCCGCAAATCCGGGCACGGGCGCCAACAATGGCGGCGGCTCAAACAACCCAGTTGTCAATCCACCAACCAACCCACCAACCCAGGGCGGAAGCAACGGCAACGTTGCGCCAACCGCAATACCGATAAAAATCTCGTTCGAAGGCAAGCCAGTTAAAGGAGTTCAAAATGCAAAAATAAAGATTGTTGAATATTCTGACTTTGAATGCACGTTTTGCAGCAGGGCACTCCCGGCAGTAAGCCAGGTGCTTGACCAGTACAAGGGCAAAATAGGGCTTTACTACAAGCAATTCCCCCTTACCCAAATCCACCCAAATGCACAAAAGGCCGCCGAGGCGTCAGAATGTGCATCAGACCAGGGCAAGTTCTGGGAGTACCACGATAAGCTGTTTGAAAACCAAAATGCCCTGGGAATCGCATCGCTCAAGCAGTATGCAAAGGACCTCAAGCTTGACGAGGCAAAATTCGCAGCCTGCCTTGATGGCGGCTCAAAGGCCACAGCCGTCTCAACAGAGCAATCCGAGGGCGTTGCATTCGGGGTCGGAGGCACCCCCTCGTTTGTGATATTCTCAGACAACAAGAGCCCTGCAATGCTTTCGGCCCTTGGAGCTGTGGTATCCAAATACAAGCAGCAGTATGGGCCTAACTTCAGCATTGATGTTGTCCAGGTGAATGGCGGCGGTTACGGCATATCGTTCTCAGGTGCGCTTCCACTTGAAACATTCAAGGGCATCATCGAGCCGATGGCAGCCTAA